One Vicia villosa cultivar HV-30 ecotype Madison, WI linkage group LG5, Vvil1.0, whole genome shotgun sequence genomic window, aaaaatacaattattctaATTCGACTAAAACATTATTTAATTATCTAAacctataaaaaatacaaaaatagggATTGTACACAAAAATCAGTTTTTTAACTACGAACTACGGTAACTGCGAAATTACGAATGTTTGCTAAGACACAATTCAACATACGAAAATAATGGtgtacaatcccataaaaaacaccaacaaacactacgaactacgttgactctggtcctccattaaggaggtacgtaggcatctgGACAACCAGAACGAGTCCCCTTCCCCTAAaattaagtaggtttgagatCTTATTCTCTACCCTACTATACACTTTTAACCATAACCTTTTTTATAAACCTTAACGTAATATTCTTACAAACCTTAGAGACATTtagaaaaccttaaggaagggtcaagggtgcctaacaccttccctcgaccctaatttctcaacttacctagAAACTCTTAATTAGGTTTTTCTCCCATGTTTACCCCTAtcttaggataaaataaaaacataggtggcgactctgtatttTAGGTTAATGACTTAAAACCTAAAGCCGGTCGTAACACCTTACTTCTCCAAATTATTCATCAACTAAATACATTTCTCATTTAAAATTGCAATCAACAGTTTCTCTCGTAACTACACAATGAAATCAAACAATACTATTGCGTCCATTATAATTCTCTGCATTAATCTTATTTTTGCTTCAACCCTTGTCTCTTCCACTCCAAATCCTAAGACACCACCAACTCATCCCAAAACACCACCTCCTCCATCAAAACTCCCACCAAGTCAAATGACACCACCACCCCATCTCATGACACCACCACCTATGGTACCTCCTTCCGTGCAACCTTCTACACCCCCACCAACTATGACGATCGCACCACCTTGTCCTACTACACCACCACCTAAAACAAATCCATCCGCACCCCCTTCAAATCCTATGACAACACCTCCCATAGTCTCTCCTTCCACACCACCGCCAAGTCCTACGGCAACACCCCCTATGATCTCTCCTTCCACACCACCACCAAGATATTTGACACCCCCGCCTAAGATAACTCCTACGACGTCACCTacttgttgtcataccccaatttttgacctaagataccacctcatatcattgcatatgcatcatttgcatctctaacaaattgcatagcttgtgtttgctacttgtgactcagcagggtttaatcaagaaaccactcatcaatacaagtaacaatcaattagggttttgttctcccttaatttcaaaagaattatcttcatcaacaatcaacatttggtcctcagagattcatttcaacaagctcagaggctttgaatgaaccagattagggttttgactgaagatagcatactcctgacttttgctcaggatttgacctaatgacttgggacatgacctcaagaccccaagtgcatcattttgacctaatccattggctcataacatctcctacacaaagattgatcagacaaatcctcagatcagggttttgaactatcagggactgaaatcagggatcacatttgggaaaccctaaaaatccccaggaagtcaatcaaaggtttcaatcatcttcaaataatccctatgacaatatccaatgaagattgtgtctcaattcaagatccacagtcatcaatttcatcaggtcgacaattagggtttttgacctaattcactaaaccattgactttttaatcaggacatggtgccacaacttaaaccatggctcaatatcttctaatgcttcaatatgatccattcataccattcatatggtgaggatagcctgtttcatttgaaatctccagaaacgcgattcgtctgaaaaagtcaactgtacaagatcaccattgacttttggagaattttggtcaaccaagacttttgaagttttgaatcatcaatatatgatatatgaagtcatttgatcaagaaaaatcaagaaaatcaatcaagaatcaaaaagtcaaaagtttgactttccatacttagaaaaattctaagtgtttttcaatggttttttccaaactttggaagggaatttctcaaaatttcacctacaaactaaaaaaaacttccaacatgaaagttgtagattttgatccaataaacaactttgacacatataaattttttccataagatcaaccatttaagagatatggagcttcaaagttggtatcttttgaaaatttcacttaaaacttcattttcttcaaagttcatggatctttttcacccacttccttaaggatcttgaagaaactttcaactagggttttgaagtgtgtaacatgagctttccaaaatgtccaagagcatgaaaaaatatggagtgtagccatggttttgaattttgacattagtgaacttttcacttgaaattacatgccattttcactaagttatgaaccaatttgccaaatgatccaaataatgatgcatagatgcaataattggtagatattttctgattagaagatcagaatggaagaggataagaagcttgagaaataaccatggttaagtcacttttaaccatttgcatttaatgtgaaagattcctttttatctcttaagccaaatcatcattcttgatcaacttgcaagagctttgtattcagaaactttggcctataaatagaggtccttacctcattcaaaatcacaccaaaacctcacaattataggttttctctcttctttcttgaattgcaagattcatagttttcaaagaggtagaaaactcaacctccaaacccttgaagttatggccaaagtgatggttctagcaactcataaacatcatatgggatgtgtttgaaccattcacacaccccaaatcaccccaaaactcagattcactcttcaacctccatatgaacacataaagagcTTTATCATGCccattttcattccagatcatttctgtccaaattaacacttcccacacctcacatatatcacatataagCTATCTAAACACTCATcaccaacctgaaacatcagaatcatagagctcgattcacacttaggcttaactgcagatcgggtacctccaactactccaggtgttttcaatccactccaagcatccagacaccttccatatggttcattgaagctgtccagatcaagcaacaacatctgtaacacctccttcgcaaaattcaatctccagcttggccgtttttgaggtaagtgttcatgaacttcaaactctatcatacatgcatcataaatgcaaaactgagttaccatcttgtttctgcaccatcactgaataataaccctcaatcaattgcatcatatcatgatcatacacgatttcacaaagatttttcatattagggttcttcgtgttcatcagaggattaatcatcttagagcaaaaataaatgaaattaaaggtcatcatcatgttcctcgtccaaaaccgagtgagatagaccctttgatcgatcaaaataacacagttttgaagaattttgaaaatcagttagggttgttttcttggcgccagatttggtttgggaaattcaaattcttgatttaaaatatattttatcaaacgcgtatgtttaacaagccacaagcgtggctcagttggtccatgttttggctggtgagagagagggcgtgagttcaagccctagtggagacaaaaccaattttttgcaacctattttctttcattttttaacaaacttcaccaattaatttaaccaatcaaaattcattattttcacttcattttttttacactctttatttaatatacatattttgataatattaaaaaaaaatcacaaaaaaggattcatttaatatatttttaattgagtttaaaatgacatgttttaaatgtttttaatacttttaaatattgtttttcacttgatttttcaaacttaatcacttgtaaatatttttgagcaaaccctaaccatctaagtgttaattgaggataacctttttgtttattttgattaatttgattcctttcaaaattcaaatcgttttaaaacgagcgatcgcgattcttttaaaaaaaaaacgataaaccatttctttttgattctcaaaggaaactattgattaaatcttttttattgatcaattgattttcaaaacgatgtggggcctctcgaatattagagagtataagtccctttcgtctttctttgtacagttttttttaacagaaAACGTTTTTCAAaacacaaatcattttcaaaaaaacttcaaattatacaaaacttttcaatacgccacgggcctccacgtaggtataagtcccaagccccttttgtacatacccattccagtacatgaaattaggtatttcattgtacgccttttgtacatatctcagtttgttttttaactttgaaataacaaaccaaaaatgaaggttttctttaaatcttcccaaaatataccatgggcctccatgtaggtataagtcccaagccccttgtaaatacctgtttacatagctgttgaataaactcaagtggacctctccccgagtgtgagtcccgagcccccgtgtatacaaatggatcatgcttacaggtatatttccttcataaactccattatatacacacactctgtcatatatatataattgttcatacctgttcatgtttgttcatacttgttcatgtttgttcatatgtgtgatatgtgtgcttgttcaacttagtacaacactaggttccccatagcctcctattgggcttcgtgcaaagaatctccctagtttaggttaggacatagagtatggtttcccggtgaaatcgctctaagagctcaaaccaactataccatgcctccccttgggctttgtacaaacgagtgaccctcccatagcctcctcttgggcttacaatgcaaggaccctggattgtccctcccatagcctcctcttgggcttacaatgcaaggaccctcggatagcctcctcttgggcttcgtacaaggacccacgggcttcttataagcatccccaatatccaaaacaaataccctaggagattagacatttttcatctctatgctaggagtatctcttctatatcatcacaaacaatcaatcaatcaaaaattaaacttttttgccacaaggctggctaatcaatcaaactgttttaccaccgtactggatgattaatcaaagtttttgtcacaaggctgacttcattgaaacttttgccacaaggctggctgattaatcaaagtttttgtcacaaggctgacttcattgaaacttttgccacaaggctggttaaacacaaaaacatctttatcattctaagcaccctaagtggcatggccccgggcttataatgaaaagattttcaaacaaaaaatcaaacagatgtatgtgatgatatagattag contains:
- the LOC131605449 gene encoding extensin-like, with the protein product MKSNNTIASIIILCINLIFASTLVSSTPNPKTPPTHPKTPPPPSKLPPSQMTPPPHLMTPPPMVPPSVQPSTPPPTMTIAPPCPTTPPPKTNPSAPPSNPMTTPPIVSPSTPPPSPTATPPMISPSTPPPRYLTPPPKITPTTSPTWIGRDTKPCCNLINGLIDLEASICLCAALKANILGIIIIDLNIPLQLILNRCGRQMPTNFKCSR